The Brucella anthropi ATCC 49188 genome window below encodes:
- a CDS encoding LysR family transcriptional regulator, whose translation MDLRELELFGTLMRVGTTIETARLLGISQPSVSGQLKRLESRLGFSLFHRTGNRLEPTREANELFALSMPIFTTHTLVRSELSTLRHRASRPVAISATPALVESFIGPVLLNAGYRDWRQRLLLKVHTPEEDLRKEEADIGLQMALPPKAEFHSYIVGQTPLVAVIQSDHPLARLKSLTCAIIAKHPLVCYNADWSPMGGTIRTAFAAQGLNYDPVCVVPFCGTVCSLVRACGGVGVVDAMTAQDYAMQGLVSLPINDMPEVSIVAFHRRNEPLRASVQDFLTALRNHL comes from the coding sequence ATGGATTTGCGTGAACTGGAACTGTTCGGGACGCTCATGCGCGTTGGAACGACAATTGAAACCGCGCGCTTGCTGGGAATATCTCAACCCAGTGTGAGCGGACAATTGAAGCGCCTGGAGAGCAGGCTCGGCTTCTCGCTTTTTCATCGTACCGGCAATCGTCTTGAACCGACACGCGAGGCAAATGAGCTTTTTGCGCTCTCGATGCCAATTTTCACGACGCACACCCTTGTGCGCTCTGAATTATCCACCTTGCGTCATCGCGCGTCCCGCCCAGTGGCGATTTCTGCAACGCCAGCACTCGTTGAAAGTTTTATCGGACCGGTGCTTCTTAATGCAGGTTACCGTGACTGGAGACAGCGCCTACTTTTGAAGGTTCACACACCCGAAGAGGACCTGCGCAAAGAGGAGGCTGACATCGGTTTACAAATGGCTTTACCGCCAAAGGCCGAATTTCACTCCTATATTGTCGGACAGACCCCTTTGGTTGCAGTCATTCAATCGGATCATCCACTGGCTAGATTGAAGTCACTTACCTGCGCGATTATCGCCAAACACCCGCTGGTTTGTTACAATGCAGACTGGTCGCCCATGGGCGGCACCATTCGCACAGCCTTTGCCGCTCAAGGACTAAACTATGATCCTGTATGCGTTGTGCCGTTTTGCGGAACTGTTTGCAGTCTGGTTCGTGCATGCGGTGGAGTCGGCGTCGTGGATGCGATGACTGCGCAGGATTACGCCATGCAGGGACTGGTTTCACTGCCGATCAACGATATGCCGGAGGTCTCTATCGTCGCCTTTCATCGGCGAAACGAACCGTTGCGCGCTTCGGTTCAGGATTTCCTGACGGCCCTTCGCAACCACCTATGA